TATTCATTTTAAACTCCACAGCTTTTAGGTACTTCAAATCCGCATTCTTTTAGCACAAGTTCCTGATAGTTTTCTTTTAAATCACTCTCTACCATCTCTTTTGTCATCTCTTCAAGAGTAATTTTTGGCTCCCACCCGAGTTTTTCTCTGGCTTTACTCGCATCTCCAAGTAACAAATCAACTTCTGTTGGTCTGAAATATTTAGGGTCTACATTTATAATATCTTTTCCTATCAAACTTTTAGCCTGTTCTATTATACTTTCAGAGTGTGCTACATTTGCGTCTTTTAAAACTTTTAGCAATTTCTCTTCATCAATACTTTCAACAACACCTTTTTCATCTATCCCTTCACCTTCAAACTTGATATTTAGACCCAAATATTTACCTGCAAGTCTTACAAATTCTCTGATTTCAGTAGTTCTTCCGGTAGCTATTACCCAGTCTTCCGGCTTTTCATATTGAAGTATCATCCACATCATCTCAACATAATCTTTGGCATGTCCCCAGTCTCTTTTTGCACTGAGGTTACCTAAATATAGCTTTTTATCAAGTCCTAAAAGTATTCTTGCCATTCCTCTTGTAATTTTTCTGGTTACAAATGTTTCCCCTCTTCTTGGGCTTTCGTGATTGAAAAGTATCCCGTTTACTGCAAACATATTGTATGCTTCTCTGTAATTCACTGTAATCCAATACGCGTACATTTTAGCTACCGCATATGGGCTTCTCGGATAAAAAGGAGTGGTTTCTTTTTGAGGGATTTCCTGAACTTTACCGAACAGTTCGGATGTAGATGCCTGATATATTTTCGTTTTATCGGTAAGTCCGAGGAGTCTTACGGCTTCAAGAATTCTAAGCGTTCCTATACCGTCGGCATTTGCTGTATATTCCGGCTCTTCAAAGCTTACAGCTACGTGTGACTGAGCCGCAAGATTATATATTTCATCCGGCTGAACCTGTTTGATGATACTTGTAAGGTTCATACTGTCAGTCATATCCCCATAATGTAAAAAGAAATTCACATCTTCTTCATGTGGATCTTTATATAAATGATCTATTCTTTTAGTGTTAAAAAGAGAAGTTCTTCTTTTTATTCCGTGAACTTCATATCCTTTTTCAAGTAAAAACTCAGCAAGATAGCTTCCGTCCTGACCTGTTATTCCTGTAATAAGTGCTACTTTTTTAGACATATTTACTTCCTTTAAAATAATCTTTTACATAACTATGAACATTTTTTCTTTTCATAATTTCATCTGCTTCCAACCAAATATATTCACTATGTTGTTCAAAAGGTATATTTAATGAAATTTTATCTAAATTCACCTTATAAGCTAAATTAACATAATGCGTGGGTATACCGTTAAACCCTGTGTCATAAAAATGCTCAAATACTCCTACAAATTCAGGGTTAAAATCTCCCAAATAACCTAATTCATCTTTTAAAATACGCTTTTGTGCTTCTGAAATTTTTTCATTTTTATATATTCTGCCTCCGATTGTAAACCAATATCCTTTTGCAGGTTCGTTTACTCTTTTGCCAAGTAAAATTTTTCCTTTGTTTTCAATTATAAAATCAATGGAAATTAAAGGAGTGTTTTTAACTATACAGGTAAAAACATCCTCTCTAAGCACTATAGATACCTTTTGTAATCATCTTCTATTCTTACAATATCATCCTCGCCTGTATATTCTCCGACCTGTGCTTCAATCAAGACCACCGGTACTTTACCGGGATTGCTAAGCCTGTGAATTTCTTCCATTTTTATATATGTGGATTCATTGGCTCTTACCAGAAACTTTTTATCTCCAACCTGCACTTCGGCAGTGCCTTTTACAACCACCCAGTGTTCACTCCTATGAAAAT
This genomic interval from Nautilia profundicola AmH contains the following:
- a CDS encoding GDP-mannose mannosyl hydrolase produces the protein MLREDVFTCIVKNTPLISIDFIIENKGKILLGKRVNEPAKGYWFTIGGRIYKNEKISEAQKRILKDELGYLGDFNPEFVGVFEHFYDTGFNGIPTHYVNLAYKVNLDKISLNIPFEQHSEYIWLEADEIMKRKNVHSYVKDYFKGSKYV
- the gmd gene encoding GDP-mannose 4,6-dehydratase; translation: MSKKVALITGITGQDGSYLAEFLLEKGYEVHGIKRRTSLFNTKRIDHLYKDPHEEDVNFFLHYGDMTDSMNLTSIIKQVQPDEIYNLAAQSHVAVSFEEPEYTANADGIGTLRILEAVRLLGLTDKTKIYQASTSELFGKVQEIPQKETTPFYPRSPYAVAKMYAYWITVNYREAYNMFAVNGILFNHESPRRGETFVTRKITRGMARILLGLDKKLYLGNLSAKRDWGHAKDYVEMMWMILQYEKPEDWVIATGRTTEIREFVRLAGKYLGLNIKFEGEGIDEKGVVESIDEEKLLKVLKDANVAHSESIIEQAKSLIGKDIINVDPKYFRPTEVDLLLGDASKAREKLGWEPKITLEEMTKEMVESDLKENYQELVLKECGFEVPKSCGV